One Nematostella vectensis chromosome 10, jaNemVect1.1, whole genome shotgun sequence genomic window carries:
- the LOC116614870 gene encoding uncharacterized protein K02A2.6-like — protein sequence MATYGKIDEFDRDSDSWEQYIERLNFYFEANGVTTSDDDLKIRRAILLSSVGKKTYKLMSDLLAPAKPGEKSYADLCTLVKSHFNPKPSESVQRHKFNNRFRLSGENVSDFVAALRNMAEYCNFGGSLENMLRDRLVSGINNERIQRRLLSEENLTFKKAYDIASSMETTAQHMADLQSAPSTLSSTSASVKKVSSSPLPRSKSENKECYRCGKNHHPSKCRFKEATCHYCKKKGHIVAKCLKKAKKSSETTKPNSNHHPKQGKPAIHVLDTDKEIEDEDIYPLFAVSQGNRQNPYLVDVELNGLKVQMELDTGASLSVIGEDIFDQLKNIEGSSLNLQDTKLTLKTYTGETIPVLGKLVVEVKYKDFFEHLPVIVVQGKVPSLFGRDWLQHVKLSWPEIFLVQVVSPDVSDLLKKHENLFKEGLGTIQGVKAKIYVDPQAKPKYFKPRTLEYARRQKVERELDRLLEEGTIRPVQFSEWATPIVPIVKSDESIRICGDFKVTLNQVSKLDNYPIPKTEDLLAQLGGGVQFTKLDLSQAYQQLELDEESKKYTTITTHKGLFEYNRLCYGIASAPGIFQRTMENLLQGIPNVVVRIDDILIAGKTSADHLKSLTEVLSRLDKAGVRLKRSKCIFQAPEVTYLGHRIDKDGIHPLDEKIKAIQESPRPSNLKELQAFLGMLNYYACYIPNITTILSPLHQLLVKDTPWNWSEAHEKSWNQAKSTLHSSQLLVHYSLERELTLACDASPYGLGCVISHVMDDGTERPISYASRTLSPAEKNYSQLDKEAAAIMFGVRKFHSYLYGRSFTIYTDHKPLLGLLQSTKQIPTSASPRILRWAVFLSGYSYTLVYREGQKNGNADGLSRLPLPHETRNVPVPGDIMFVMNHLEVNTPVKVKDIERWTSKDPILSAVRHQVMSGWPNSNDRIEFKPYSDRKHQLSCQDGCLLWGSRVVIPPQGRVKLLQELHDGHPGMVRMKMLARSYFWWPGLDADIEQKVKDCTSCQSNAKAPSTAPLHPWEWPSRPWSRIHIDYAGPFEGHMFLVIGDAYSKWIEVFKTNSSTAAVTIQKLRECFSVHGLPDIIVSDNATAFIGEEFALFMSENGIKHITSAPKHPASNGFAERYVRTFKETMKKMGGEKENLDTKLSRFLLSYRTTPHATTGKTPGELLMNRKLKTRLDLVNPLSQDTIRTRVEDKQLAQKKQHDNLVPLREFQVNDPVFVKNFLYGPKWLCGTIIQQSGPVSYVVQLSSGGVFRRHVDHLRLRTSTPTVANDLQSSTELAQVPMQTTVPKQIPEEFKEPEITVPEPSLEPKKTELPASEPASTLRRSTRLKTTPTHLKDYVC from the coding sequence ATGGCAACCTACGGCAAAATAGACGAATTCGACAGAGATTCTGATTCATGGGAACAGTATATCGAGCGTCTAAACTTCTATTTTGAAGCAAATGGAGTAACTACGTCTGACGATGACTTGAAAATACGCCGTGCAATCCTCCTCAGTTCGGTAGGGAAAAAAACCTACAAATTAATGTCTGATCTGCTGGCCCCAGCGAAACCTGGAGAGAAATCTTATGCTGACTTGTGCACCTTGGTAAAGAGCCATTTCAACCCAAAACCGAGTGAAAGCGTGCAACGGCACAAGTTCAATAACCGTTTCAGATTGAGCGGGGAGAACGTGTCTGACTTTGTAGCGGCTCTACGAAACATGGCAGAATACTGCAATTTTGGTGGCAGTCTGGAAAATATGCTGCGTGATCGTCTGGTGTCTGGAATTAACAATGAAAGAATCCAAAGGCGTTTGCTATCAGAAGAGAACTTAACTTTCAAAAAAGCTTACGACATTGCTTCGTCTATGGAAACGACCGCACAGCACATGGCCGATCTTCAATCTGCTCCTTCTACGTTAAGTTCAACGTCTGCATCTGTAAAAAAGGTCAGTTCTTCGCCCTTACCGCGTtctaaaagcgaaaataaagagtGTTATCGTTGTGGAAAAAATCACCACCCGTCAAAATGTCGTTTCAAGGAGGCCACGTGCCATTATTGTAAAAAGAAAGGACATATTGTTGCCAAATGtctcaaaaaagcaaaaaagtcgTCCGAGACAAccaagccaaattcaaaccaccATCCAAAACAAGGGAAACCAGCAATTCATGTCCTGGATActgataaagaaatagaagatGAAGATATATATCCATTGTTTGCTGTCAGTCAAGGCAACCGCCAAAATCCGTATTTAGTAGATGTTGAATTAAATGGTCTTAAAGTTCAAATGGAACTGGACACTGGTGCATCACTTTCAGTAATCGGAGAGGACATTTTTGATCAATTGAAGAACATTGAGGGTTCATCTCTCAATCTGCAAGATACCAAGCTAACCTTGAAAACATACACCGGGGAGACAATTCCAGTTTTAGGAAAGCTTGTAGTGGAAGTCAAGTACAAGGACTTCTTTGAACACTTGCCAGTTATAGTTGTACAAGGCAAGGTGCCCAGTCTCTTTGGACGAGATTGGTTACAACATGTTAAGTTGTCATGGCCAGAGATTTTCCTAGTTCAAGTTGTATCCCCTGATGTGTCTGACCTGCTAAAGAAACATGAAAATTTATTCAAGGAAGGACTAGGGACAATTCAAGGAGTGAAAGCAAAGATATACGTTGATCCTCAAGCCAAACCCAAGTACTTCAAACCTCGCACGTTAGAATATGCACGACGTCAGAAGGTAGAGAGAGAATTGGACCGTTTGTTAGAAGAAGGAACAATTCGTCCAGTTCAATTTTCGGAATGGGCAACACCCATTGTGCCCATTGTCAAATCTGATGAGTCTATACGCATTTGTGGAGACTTCAAAGTTACTTTGAACCAAGTTAGCAAACTTGACAATTACCCAATTCCTAAAACAGAGGATCTGCTAGCTCAACTTGGAGGTGGAGTGCAGTTTACAAAACTAGATCTGAGTCAAGCTTATCAACAACTTGAGTTAGATGAAGAATCAAAGAAgtacaccactatcaccactcATAAAGGCCTATTTGAGtacaatagactgtgctaCGGCATTGCCTCAGCCCCTGGGATTTTCCAACGCACAATGGAAAATTTACTGCAGGGTATTCCGAATGTTGTAGTACGAATAGATGATATTCTCATTGCCGGTAAGACATCAGCAGATCATCTCAAAAGTCTAACAGAAGTCCTGTCACGTCTGGACAAAGCTGGCGTCCGTCTTAAACGTTCGAAGTGCATTTTTCAAGCACCTGAAGTCACTTACCTGGGACACCGCATAGACAAAGATGGTATCCACCCCCTTGACGAGAAAATCAAAGCAATTCAAGAGTCACCGAGACCTTCTAATCTGAAAGAACTGCAAGCCTTTTTAGGCATGCTTAACTATTACGCTTGTTACATACCTAACATCACTACAATACTATCTCCTTTACATCAGCTGTTAGTCAAAGACACACCTTGGAACTGGAGTGAAGCACATGAAAAATCTTGGAACCAAGCCAAGTCCACACTTCACTCTTCACAACTTCTAGTGCATTACAGCTTGGAAAGAGAGTTAACCCTTGCTTGTGACGCATCACCATATGGTCTTGGTTGTGTTATTTCACATGTGATGGATGATGGGACTGAACGTCCTATTTCATATGCCTCACGTACTCTGTCCCCAGCCGAAAAGAACTATTCACAGCTCGACAAAGAGGCAGCAGCCATCATGTTCGGGGTGAGGAAGTTCCACTCATACTTATATGGACGGAGTTTTACCATCTACACTGATCACAAACCCCTGCTGGGTCTGCTACAGTCAACTAAACAAATACCGACCTCAGCCTCACCACGCATATTGAGGTGGGCGGTATTCCTGTCAGGCTACTCATACACTTTAGTATATCGAGAAGGCCAGAAAAATGGTAATGCCGATGGCCTGAGCCGGCTGCCATTGCCACATGAAACCAGAAATGTTCCAGTGCCTGGCGACATTATGTTTGTAATGAATCATCTTGAAGTCAACACACCCGTTAAAGTCAAGGACATTGAGCGTTGGACCTCAAAAGATCCTATTCTTAGTGCAGTACGACACCAAGTAATGTCCGGTTGGCCCAATTCAAATGATCGCATTGAGTTCAAGCCCTACTCTGATAGAAAGCACCAACTTAGCTGTCAGGATGGCTGTCTACTCTGGGGCTCTCGCGTAGTCATTCCTCCTCAAGGAAGAGTCAAGCTTCTCCAGGAACTACATGATGGACATCCTGGAATGGTTCGCATGAAAATGTTAGCCCGAAGCTATTTCTGGTGGCCTGGCCTGGACGCGGATATTGAGCAAAAGGTGAAAGATTGCACAAGCTGCCAAAGTAATGCTAAGGCACCTTCTACTGCACCCCTACATCCGTGGGAGTGGCCGTCTAGACCTTGGTCTCGCATACATATTGACTATGCAGGACCTTTCGAAGGACACATGTTCCTGGTGATCGGTGATGCCTATAGTAAGTGGATCGAGGTATTCAAGACAAACTCCAGTACTGCTGCAGTAACCATCCAGAAGTTAAGAGAATGCTTCTCAGTACATGGACTGCCTGATATCATTGTATCTGATAATGCAACTGCCTTCATAGGTGAAGAATTTGCCCTTTTTATGTCTGAGAATGGCATAAAACACATCACTTCAGCACCTAAACACCCAGCATCCAATGGATTTGCTGAAAGATATGTTCGCACTTTCAAGGAAACAATGAAGAAGATGGGAGGggaaaaggaaaacttagACACGAAGTTAAGCAGATTTCTACTAAGCTATCGTACCACACCTCATGCAACCACTGGTAAAACACCTGGTGAGCTATTAATGAACCGGAAGCTGAAGACACGCTTGGACCTGGTAAACCCCCTTAGTCAGGACACAATTCGCACTCGTGTAGAAGATAAACAGCTCGCACAGAAGAAACAACACGACAATCTAGTGCCACTCAGAGAATTTCAAGTGAATGACCCAGTATTTGTCAAGAATTTTTTATATGGTCCAAAGTGGTTATGTGGAACAATTATTCAACAGTCAGGACCGGTTTCGTATGTCGTTCAACTCAGTTCAGGTGGAGTGTTTCGACGACATGTTGACCATCTTCGCCTGAGGACAAGCACACCCACAGTCGCCAATGATCTTCAGAGTTCAACAGAATTGGCCCAAGTTCCCATGCAAACAACTGTACCCAAGCAGATTCCAGAGGAATTTAAGGAACCTGAGATCACAGTTCCAGAACCTTCATTGGAACCGAAAAAGACAGAGCTTCCAGCTTCTGAACCTGCAAGTACTCTGCGAAGAAGTACTCGACTCAAAACCACACCTACTCACCTCAAAGACTATGTATGTTAA